DNA sequence from the Sneathiella sp. P13V-1 genome:
ACAAATTTCTTCCGTCACCATTGGAACAACTCACTTTCTGAACGCAGTTGTTGAACGGCGCAGGTTGAATAAAGTGGCTGCAATACGGGTATGTCTACCTGCATCGGCCAGTCTTCCACCATTTGTAGATTGGCCAAAGGACATCGCCAATGAGGTGAATGGAGGACGATACCTTGTTCATGGAGGTCATGAATATGACGGCCGTCCAATTGCACCCATGCAAGACAAGGAAATTCAGGAAGTTGTTCATAAGATAAATGATCAAGGTATCAGATCGGTTGCGGTATCTGCTGCATTTTCACCATTGAGCGGAGAGTGTGAGGAGAGGGTACGCTCCATCATTCATGACATAAATCCAGAAATTAAGGTGACATGCTCCCATACGTTGGGACGCATTGGGCTATTGGAAAGAGAAAACGCGACAATTTTGAATGCGGCGCTCTTGGACCTTGCTCTTGACGCAACTCAAGCGTTTGAAAATGCGCTTCTTGCGTCAGGGGTGAGCGCGCCGCTTTACATCAGCTTAAATGACGGATCTGTTGCAGACGCAAAGCTGGCCAGGCAGTTCCCCGTATATTGTTTCGCATCTGGGGCAACCAACAGTATGCGTGGCGCGGCATTTCTTTCGAAAATCAGTGACACGATTATTTGTGATGTCGGGGGAACAACAACGGATGTCGGATGTTTGATTAATGGTTTCCCGCGTGAAGCAAATAACGTTGTCACGATCGGTGGGGTGCGAACCTTGTTCCGAATGCCAGATATCCTGTCAATCGGCTTAGGGGGAGGGACACGGGTTCGCACCGCTCCTTTAACTGTTGGACCTGACA
Encoded proteins:
- a CDS encoding hydantoinase/oxoprolinase N-terminal domain-containing protein → MRRIGIDVGGTNTDAVLIEGSDVVAGVKTPTTADVISGVLDALAKLKVSLGGALEQISSVTIGTTHFLNAVVERRRLNKVAAIRVCLPASASLPPFVDWPKDIANEVNGGRYLVHGGHEYDGRPIAPMQDKEIQEVVHKINDQGIRSVAVSAAFSPLSGECEERVRSIIHDINPEIKVTCSHTLGRIGLLERENATILNAALLDLALDATQAFENALLASGVSAPLYISLNDGSVADAKLARQFPVYCFASGATNSMRGAAFLSKISDTIICDVGGTTTDVGCLINGFPREANNVVTIGGVRTLFRMPDILSIGLGGGTRVRTAPLTVGPDSVGYRITEDALVFGGDVLTLTDIAVKARLMEVGDTRKLTQIDNELVQQALQYIEKKIALTVDRMKTEAKDVSLIAVGGGAPLIPKKLSGVREVLQVPHAEVANAVGAALAQISGETDQVYQGLSRSDVLNRAEEQARERAVAAGADENSLKVVEMEDIPIAYLPGHAIRARVRVVGDVRAHL